Proteins encoded within one genomic window of Thiothrix litoralis:
- a CDS encoding type II toxin-antitoxin system HipA family toxin — protein MKTDCTFELFLNGTWHSVGSMALLESTNQGSQGAAYLGYTINHAIQYPECRDANALSWTFPVNLTPLHTPHWPGFIMDLLPQGYGRQELLRQLGLPERAETRADWVLLTAGAGNPIGNCRVREAHDWLQVRNHNLTPQGFAPTDIAQRGEGFAEHLATHGLFVAGSSGVQGEWPKLLLTENHSGQFFLDHTLPDNAAKQHWLVKFARGQDPYLNEILTLEAVWMELARFLGLRVHGKLQLQERALFIPRFDRERTPTGLQRHAQESLYALCQCSGFGARLTHNTACATLASAATNPMAEIVEYLKRDIANVVLGNKDNHGRNTAIQRRENGWVGLTPLFDFAPMVLHPDGIARAMRWETADHGSPDWYSAIRQAAEATQLPLVPLQQAVTAFAPLLLALPDFMRHLAIPPQTVERFAPACRDAAQQLEQCH, from the coding sequence ATGAAAACAGATTGCACCTTTGAGCTTTTCCTCAACGGCACATGGCACAGTGTCGGCAGTATGGCATTGCTGGAATCTACCAACCAAGGTTCACAAGGTGCTGCCTATCTCGGTTATACCATCAATCATGCTATCCAGTACCCCGAATGCCGCGACGCCAACGCCCTGTCATGGACATTCCCGGTAAACCTGACACCCTTGCACACCCCCCACTGGCCGGGTTTCATCATGGACTTGTTGCCCCAAGGCTATGGGCGGCAGGAATTGCTACGACAACTGGGACTGCCCGAACGTGCCGAAACCCGCGCAGACTGGGTATTGCTCACTGCTGGTGCTGGCAACCCCATTGGTAATTGTCGGGTACGCGAAGCTCATGACTGGCTTCAGGTACGCAACCACAATCTCACCCCGCAAGGCTTTGCCCCCACAGATATTGCCCAACGCGGCGAAGGCTTTGCCGAACATTTGGCAACACACGGCCTATTTGTGGCAGGCTCTTCCGGGGTGCAGGGTGAATGGCCAAAACTGTTACTGACTGAAAACCATTCCGGGCAATTTTTCCTCGACCATACCTTGCCTGATAACGCAGCCAAACAGCATTGGCTGGTCAAGTTTGCACGCGGGCAAGATCCGTATCTGAATGAGATCCTGACGCTGGAAGCAGTGTGGATGGAACTCGCCCGTTTTCTGGGTTTGCGGGTACATGGCAAGCTTCAGCTACAGGAACGCGCCCTGTTCATCCCGCGCTTTGACCGCGAACGAACGCCGACAGGATTACAGCGCCATGCACAGGAAAGCCTGTACGCACTGTGCCAATGCAGCGGTTTTGGCGCACGCCTGACCCACAATACCGCCTGCGCCACATTGGCCAGTGCTGCAACCAATCCAATGGCAGAAATCGTCGAATACCTGAAGCGCGACATCGCCAATGTTGTGCTGGGTAACAAGGACAATCACGGGCGCAACACCGCTATTCAGCGCCGGGAAAATGGCTGGGTGGGTCTTACCCCACTGTTTGATTTCGCACCGATGGTGCTACACCCGGATGGCATTGCCCGTGCGATGCGCTGGGAAACCGCTGACCACGGCTCCCCCGACTGGTATTCCGCCATACGCCAAGCGGCTGAAGCCACCCAATTGCCGCTGGTTCCGTTACAGCAAGCTGTCACAGCATTCGCGCCGCTACTGCTGGCCTTACCTGATTTCATGCGTCATTTGGCCATTCCACCCCAAACGGTAGAACGCTTTGCCCCCGCCTGCCGTGATGCCGCTCAACAACTGGAGCAGTGCCACTAA
- a CDS encoding YcgN family cysteine cluster protein encodes MTSNARTLPWWKQKTLAEMNEAEWESICDNCAKCCLIKLEDEEDSTVYYTDVACDLLNGTTCQCKDYANRETLVPDCLHLTPDNLDELYWMPPSCAYRLLHEGKNLPSWHHLVSGDRQSIHRMKQSVIGRFTYAAEVNEEDWEERVVTWPLKKKM; translated from the coding sequence ATGACAAGTAATGCCCGCACCCTGCCGTGGTGGAAACAAAAGACCCTCGCCGAGATGAACGAAGCGGAATGGGAAAGCATTTGCGATAACTGCGCCAAGTGCTGCTTGATCAAGCTGGAAGACGAGGAAGACAGCACCGTGTATTACACCGACGTTGCCTGCGATTTGCTGAATGGCACGACCTGCCAGTGCAAGGATTACGCGAACCGTGAAACGCTGGTTCCCGATTGCCTGCACCTGACGCCGGATAATCTGGATGAGTTGTACTGGATGCCGCCGAGTTGCGCCTACCGCCTGCTGCACGAAGGCAAAAACCTGCCGTCGTGGCACCATCTGGTATCGGGTGACAGACAAAGTATTCACCGCATGAAACAATCGGTGATCGGGCGTTTCACTTACGCCGCCGAGGTTAATGAAGAAGATTGGGAGGAACGGGTCGTCACATGGCCGCTGAAGAAGAAAATGTAA
- a CDS encoding RNA-binding S4 domain-containing protein has product MAAEEENVSQRLDKWLWAARFFKTRPLAVEAIDGGHVRVNDERVKPARAIRPGDKLRIKKGFETWVVTVLGVNERRRPAVEARLLYAESEHHREEREAVIEERRLHGVNIAVKKPDKRERRMIDKFKQSW; this is encoded by the coding sequence ATGGCCGCTGAAGAAGAAAATGTAAGCCAACGCCTGGATAAGTGGTTGTGGGCAGCGCGGTTTTTCAAGACCCGCCCACTCGCCGTTGAAGCGATTGACGGTGGGCATGTGCGGGTCAATGATGAGCGGGTAAAACCGGCACGCGCGATACGCCCCGGCGACAAGCTGCGCATCAAGAAAGGTTTTGAAACCTGGGTGGTGACAGTATTGGGTGTGAATGAACGCCGTCGCCCGGCTGTCGAAGCCCGTTTGCTGTACGCAGAGTCGGAACATCACCGTGAAGAGCGCGAAGCCGTGATTGAAGAGCGCCGTTTACATGGCGTCAATATTGCGGTGAAAAAGCCTGACAAGCGCGAACGCCGCATGATCGACAAATTCAAGCAAAGCTGGTGA
- a CDS encoding c-type cytochrome, whose translation MVSSKYDVFKTSLLAIFCLTLLSACGEKEDTHPGQPVTKREAIFKENLRTFEAMGLMVRDREPYSPKEFLKNAEKLKDLSTQPWVYFTPGSDYAPSRALPTVWQKPEAFKQAQEKFIVAAAQLAEVAKSGQLEQIKPAYTQVKESCAACHHDFRAADRL comes from the coding sequence ATGGTTTCTTCTAAATATGACGTCTTCAAAACCTCACTGCTGGCCATTTTCTGCCTGACGTTGCTCAGTGCCTGTGGCGAAAAGGAAGACACCCATCCGGGGCAACCCGTCACTAAACGCGAAGCTATTTTCAAAGAAAATTTGCGCACCTTTGAAGCAATGGGGCTGATGGTACGCGACAGAGAGCCTTACTCCCCCAAAGAATTCCTGAAAAACGCCGAAAAGCTCAAAGACCTGAGCACGCAACCGTGGGTTTACTTCACCCCCGGCAGCGATTACGCACCTAGCCGCGCCCTGCCAACGGTCTGGCAAAAGCCGGAGGCATTCAAACAAGCGCAGGAAAAATTCATTGTTGCCGCCGCCCAACTGGCGGAGGTCGCTAAAAGTGGCCAGCTAGAGCAGATCAAACCAGCCTACACGCAAGTGAAAGAAAGTTGCGCCGCTTGTCATCATGACTTCCGCGCCGCAGACCGTCTGTAG
- a CDS encoding AsmA family protein: MPLLRPLAWLLGLLLLIVALIAVFALTFDANRYKPEITALVKEQTGRDLAINGEINLSFYPDIALQLGEVTLGNAKGFADENFAEANDARVTVQFLPLLEQQLKVNQVHLHGLKLNLHRAKNGKTNWQDLLPEGSPQATAGAGEAMTSLLGGLVVTGVSVTDSAVNWRDEQLDKTLTLAPLNLKTGMFVPGEPVDISLNTHLKQNQPALDVDLQLTTTAQLDENKNDFSLAKLTMQAQLPDKLAANIVGNLQGKLDSEQASIPDLQADISLPGQGKLKLSGKLEVNLAKQLLTLGAMQLQADLQGGELPVTSLAATAGGDLSLHMKKQQLEIAGLKLGTDVKAEQVPGGQLQQQSSGKLSLNLESGKGLLDLSKVQLKTADQQLAGSLQVRDPLLPARVIDGKFKADQLSYPPFALQQAKLGVYMENGQIKLTPSGTLFKGAYQGTFDINTLLTPVVIHSEHKVQKLRTEDLLFALTADRLVTGALDMNAQLDSVAGDAKVFKQNLNGTIDLELNDGTVRDANFAQKTKEVVKLFEKESVNEMGEKEVAFTKLAGQWQVQQGVFHTEEDVMTAPHFQIKGLGDVNIVDESLDFKLRVGEKPKAGKPQGLFAPLHIFGAWNKPSYELELDVLLKEMADQEIAKQKAQLKGKFDAEKQKQIDALQQKRDEIAARLKNEVQGEKNKLEDALKDKLKSLF; this comes from the coding sequence ATGCCCCTATTGCGCCCGCTTGCTTGGCTGTTGGGTCTACTACTGCTGATTGTGGCGTTGATTGCTGTGTTTGCATTGACCTTCGACGCCAACCGCTACAAACCTGAAATTACCGCCTTGGTCAAGGAGCAGACCGGGCGTGATCTTGCCATCAATGGGGAGATTAACCTGTCGTTTTACCCCGACATCGCCTTGCAACTGGGTGAAGTGACGCTGGGTAATGCCAAAGGTTTCGCCGACGAAAATTTCGCTGAAGCCAACGATGCGCGGGTAACGGTACAATTCCTGCCATTATTGGAACAGCAACTCAAAGTCAACCAAGTGCACCTGCATGGTTTGAAACTTAACCTGCACCGTGCCAAAAATGGTAAGACCAACTGGCAAGACTTGTTACCGGAAGGTTCCCCCCAAGCGACGGCGGGCGCGGGTGAGGCCATGACCAGTTTATTGGGTGGCTTGGTGGTGACTGGGGTGAGTGTTACCGATTCAGCCGTCAACTGGCGCGATGAGCAACTAGACAAAACCCTGACACTTGCCCCGCTTAATCTGAAAACGGGCATGTTCGTCCCCGGCGAACCCGTCGACATTAGTCTTAATACCCACCTCAAGCAAAATCAGCCAGCGCTGGATGTAGACCTGCAATTGACGACTACTGCGCAACTGGATGAGAACAAAAACGACTTCTCCCTCGCCAAACTGACCATGCAAGCACAATTACCCGACAAGTTGGCCGCGAATATTGTCGGCAACCTGCAAGGCAAACTGGACAGCGAGCAAGCCAGCATCCCCGATTTACAGGCAGACATTAGCCTTCCCGGTCAAGGCAAGCTCAAACTGAGCGGCAAACTGGAGGTGAATCTGGCAAAACAATTGCTAACGCTGGGCGCTATGCAGCTTCAAGCCGACTTGCAAGGTGGCGAATTGCCGGTCACAAGCCTTGCAGCCACGGCTGGCGGCGACTTGAGCCTGCACATGAAGAAGCAACAACTGGAGATTGCCGGGCTAAAGCTGGGCACGGATGTGAAAGCGGAGCAAGTTCCCGGCGGGCAATTGCAGCAACAGTCCAGCGGCAAGCTCAGCCTGAATCTGGAAAGTGGCAAAGGCTTGCTGGACTTGTCGAAAGTGCAGCTCAAGACTGCTGATCAGCAACTGGCTGGCAGCCTGCAAGTCCGCGACCCGCTGTTACCCGCACGGGTGATTGATGGCAAATTCAAGGCTGATCAGCTCAGTTACCCGCCTTTTGCCTTGCAACAGGCCAAGCTCGGCGTGTACATGGAAAACGGTCAAATCAAGCTAACCCCTAGTGGCACGCTGTTCAAGGGCGCGTATCAGGGAACCTTCGACATTAATACCTTGCTGACCCCGGTGGTGATCCACAGTGAGCACAAGGTGCAAAAGTTACGCACTGAAGACTTGCTGTTTGCCCTTACCGCTGACCGCTTGGTGACGGGGGCGCTGGATATGAACGCGCAACTGGATTCCGTGGCGGGGGATGCCAAGGTCTTCAAGCAAAACCTCAATGGCACGATTGATCTGGAATTGAACGATGGTACCGTCCGCGACGCCAATTTTGCCCAAAAAACCAAGGAAGTCGTCAAGCTGTTCGAGAAAGAAAGCGTCAACGAGATGGGCGAAAAGGAAGTGGCCTTCACCAAGCTGGCAGGGCAGTGGCAAGTGCAACAGGGCGTATTCCATACCGAGGAAGACGTTATGACCGCGCCGCATTTTCAAATCAAGGGACTCGGTGATGTCAATATCGTTGACGAATCACTCGATTTCAAACTGCGTGTCGGTGAGAAACCCAAAGCAGGCAAGCCGCAGGGGTTGTTTGCCCCGCTGCATATTTTCGGCGCGTGGAACAAACCCAGTTACGAGTTGGAACTGGATGTGTTGCTCAAGGAAATGGCCGATCAGGAAATTGCGAAACAAAAAGCCCAGCTCAAGGGCAAGTTTGATGCCGAGAAACAAAAGCAGATCGACGCGCTCCAACAAAAGCGTGATGAAATCGCTGCTCGCCTGAAAAATGAAGTGCAGGGCGAAAAGAATAAGTTGGAAGATGCGTTGAAGGATAAACTGAAAAGTTTGTTCTAA
- a CDS encoding DNA phosphorothioation-associated putative methyltransferase produces the protein MGYKKQWEERLRNAGYKVVDHQLVRLDGSEITPPEIIEKTSNTVERHRTALTRYALSKPMQLLAKHDFLEGKHTIFDYGCGKGSDVEILRQNNLTANGWDPHFCPENPKHSADIVNLGFVINVIEDKDERLEAVLGAYRLCTQFLCAAVMLGEQSPERGRLFRDGVLTSRNTFQRYYSQEEFREYLRRVLDEEPVAVGPGVFFVFKNKDAEQAFLERRYRNRSTANRLINQIPKQPKAPKATRPTKTEKEQAFYQQHADLLDALWLSWLELGRPPQEDEFPQVAAVKDLFGTWQRGLNFLQRFHGTETLKFAFESRRDDLTVYFAMRRFDQQRVYRHLPESLKRDVKAFFTSYPIAQTEGERLLFSAGNVAMIREMCQQAAIQGYGHLDAEGSLTFHTSQVVTLPPILRVYIGCATQVFGDVTSADLLKIHAESGKLSLMKYDDFEDSPLPRMLERIKISLINQRFEYYKYGEAYTPPYLYLKSRFITPDYPHYAEQLAFDQTLSTHAEFNVEGYGMPPEQFEATLQRLRLEVAEFTLTASSTLPDLDTPCGQYHTFRHFIECGETQAQTSLPNLPKHPETYNALAALALQVIDPVMDYFGGIELTYGFCSPELAKHIPGRIDPKRDQHASFERNTRGNLICERKGAACDFIIPDENMLEVAQWIVQNTPFDRLYFYGNDKPLHVSYGQAHNRAVVLMLPGKSGRLVPKVMDAKVFVSVI, from the coding sequence ATCGGCTATAAAAAACAATGGGAAGAACGCCTCCGCAACGCAGGCTACAAAGTCGTTGATCACCAGCTAGTCCGGCTAGACGGAAGTGAAATAACGCCGCCAGAAATCATAGAAAAGACTTCCAACACCGTCGAACGCCACCGCACCGCCCTAACCCGCTATGCCCTTTCAAAACCCATGCAATTGCTGGCAAAGCATGACTTTCTGGAAGGCAAACACACCATTTTCGACTACGGCTGCGGCAAAGGCAGCGATGTAGAAATCCTCCGCCAAAACAATCTCACCGCCAACGGCTGGGACCCGCACTTCTGCCCCGAAAACCCCAAACACAGCGCCGATATAGTCAACCTCGGCTTCGTGATCAACGTCATCGAAGACAAAGACGAACGCCTCGAAGCCGTCTTGGGCGCATACCGACTCTGCACCCAATTCCTCTGCGCCGCCGTCATGTTAGGCGAACAATCACCCGAACGCGGGCGCTTATTTCGTGATGGCGTGCTCACCAGTCGCAATACTTTCCAACGCTATTATTCCCAAGAAGAATTCCGCGAATACCTGCGCCGCGTGTTGGATGAAGAACCCGTTGCCGTCGGCCCCGGCGTATTCTTCGTGTTCAAAAACAAAGATGCCGAACAAGCCTTTTTGGAACGCCGCTACCGCAATCGCAGTACTGCCAATCGCCTCATTAACCAAATTCCCAAGCAGCCCAAAGCGCCTAAGGCAACACGCCCGACTAAAACAGAAAAAGAACAGGCGTTCTACCAACAACACGCCGACTTGCTGGACGCACTATGGTTAAGTTGGCTTGAACTGGGTCGCCCACCCCAAGAAGATGAATTTCCGCAAGTTGCCGCCGTCAAAGACCTCTTCGGCACATGGCAACGCGGCTTGAACTTCCTGCAACGTTTCCACGGCACGGAAACCTTGAAATTCGCGTTCGAGAGCCGCCGCGACGACCTCACTGTGTACTTCGCCATGCGCCGTTTCGACCAGCAGCGCGTCTACCGCCATTTGCCGGAAAGCCTCAAGCGTGACGTGAAAGCCTTTTTCACCAGTTACCCCATTGCACAAACCGAAGGTGAACGCCTGTTATTTTCAGCGGGCAACGTTGCCATGATCCGCGAAATGTGCCAACAAGCCGCCATCCAAGGCTACGGTCATCTGGACGCAGAAGGCTCGTTAACCTTCCATACCTCTCAGGTAGTTACATTACCGCCGATCTTGCGCGTTTACATTGGCTGTGCCACCCAAGTTTTTGGTGATGTCACCTCGGCTGACTTACTGAAAATCCACGCCGAATCCGGCAAATTATCGCTAATGAAATACGATGACTTTGAGGATTCACCGTTACCGCGAATGCTAGAGCGCATTAAAATCAGTCTGATCAACCAGCGTTTCGAGTATTACAAATACGGCGAAGCCTACACGCCGCCTTACCTGTACTTGAAATCCCGGTTCATCACGCCAGATTACCCACATTACGCAGAACAGCTAGCATTCGACCAAACCTTGTCTACGCACGCTGAATTCAACGTCGAGGGCTATGGAATGCCACCAGAACAGTTTGAGGCCACCCTGCAACGCCTGCGCTTGGAAGTAGCGGAATTTACCCTCACAGCATCCAGCACCTTGCCTGATCTCGACACGCCTTGTGGTCAATACCACACGTTCCGCCACTTCATCGAATGCGGTGAAACCCAAGCCCAAACCAGCCTGCCCAACCTACCCAAGCACCCGGAAACCTACAATGCATTGGCAGCCTTAGCCCTGCAAGTCATTGACCCAGTGATGGATTATTTCGGCGGGATTGAATTGACCTACGGCTTTTGTTCCCCTGAACTCGCCAAACACATTCCCGGCAGGATAGACCCGAAACGCGACCAGCACGCATCCTTTGAGCGCAATACCCGTGGCAATCTCATCTGTGAACGCAAAGGTGCCGCTTGTGACTTCATCATCCCCGATGAGAACATGCTCGAAGTGGCGCAATGGATCGTCCAGAACACCCCGTTTGACCGCCTGTATTTCTACGGCAATGACAAGCCACTGCATGTCAGTTACGGGCAAGCACATAACCGGGCAGTAGTGCTGATGTTACCCGGCAAAAGCGGGCGTTTGGTTCCCAAGGTCATGGATGCGAAAGTATTTGTTAGCGTGATCTAG
- a CDS encoding ATP-binding protein: MENTHDIVPTHLVVNAMRDNGYKNAAYAIAELMDNSIQAGATIVELLCGERTEQLKQRARARISEIAVLDNGHGMTSDVLQMALQFGNGTRLNDFSGIGRFGMGLPNSSISQARRVEVWSWKNGSENAIYSYLDIDEIEKSQLKSVPKPIAKEIPDIWKEVGSNFGMTGTLVVWKNIDKIMWRTAGSIIDNSELIIGRMYRYFLVDDSVVIKLKSFDMNAMPMLRQISSRNALPNDPLYLFSKTSCPEPFDNESMFENGEFKNTEFEINFNDKHHIVTVKFAYAKELARSGHNPGARPYGKHAAKNLGVSIVRANRELDLDTSWSDPSDPRDRWWGVEVNFPPALDDLFGVTNNKQSARNFSELAKVDLESLLEDGQTIASAKEYLDENEDPRLPLIELAQHIRKNISTIRRLIKAQTTTNEPKKRHESPHSEEKGTEATRKRQNEGYEGKSDTQERTLLPDEREKEIADVLKEAGATTEAAKSLAARTVKQNLKYTFVKSNLSTPAFFDVQSRGGAIILSLNVDHPAYNHLIELLQDDSDEANESVLRTRLMKAREGLELLLMAWARYEDEQPDGQRRTKAQEARWDWGRMAREFLVDE; encoded by the coding sequence ATGGAAAATACTCACGACATAGTTCCTACACACCTTGTTGTCAATGCAATGCGCGACAACGGATACAAGAATGCGGCATATGCAATTGCAGAATTGATGGATAACTCTATTCAAGCTGGTGCAACAATCGTTGAGCTTTTATGTGGCGAACGAACAGAACAGTTAAAACAGCGTGCAAGAGCACGTATAAGCGAAATAGCAGTGTTAGACAACGGTCACGGAATGACTTCTGATGTGTTACAAATGGCTCTCCAATTTGGTAATGGAACACGTTTAAATGATTTTAGTGGCATTGGAAGATTTGGCATGGGATTACCAAACTCATCAATATCTCAAGCACGAAGAGTAGAAGTATGGAGTTGGAAAAATGGTTCTGAAAATGCCATTTATAGTTACCTCGATATAGATGAAATTGAAAAATCACAATTAAAATCTGTACCAAAACCTATTGCTAAAGAAATACCAGACATATGGAAAGAAGTCGGCTCTAATTTCGGGATGACAGGAACGCTTGTTGTTTGGAAAAACATAGATAAAATCATGTGGCGTACTGCTGGCTCAATTATTGATAATTCAGAATTAATTATTGGACGGATGTATCGTTATTTTTTAGTCGATGACTCAGTAGTAATCAAGCTTAAATCATTTGATATGAATGCGATGCCAATGCTGCGTCAAATATCATCTCGTAATGCATTACCAAATGACCCGTTATATTTATTTTCAAAAACATCATGTCCAGAACCATTTGATAATGAATCAATGTTTGAAAATGGCGAATTTAAAAACACAGAGTTTGAAATTAATTTTAATGACAAGCATCATATTGTTACAGTAAAGTTTGCTTATGCTAAAGAATTAGCACGATCAGGTCATAATCCTGGTGCACGTCCTTATGGAAAACATGCTGCAAAAAACCTAGGTGTGTCTATTGTGCGAGCAAATCGTGAACTTGATTTAGATACATCTTGGTCTGATCCATCAGATCCCCGTGATCGTTGGTGGGGAGTAGAAGTAAATTTTCCACCAGCATTAGATGATTTGTTTGGTGTAACCAATAACAAACAATCAGCTCGTAATTTTTCTGAATTAGCCAAAGTTGATTTAGAGTCTTTACTTGAAGATGGCCAAACAATTGCTTCAGCAAAAGAATACTTAGATGAAAATGAAGATCCCAGATTGCCATTAATAGAGTTAGCTCAGCATATACGGAAAAACATTAGTACAATTCGTCGATTAATTAAAGCACAAACAACGACCAACGAACCTAAAAAGCGCCATGAGTCCCCTCACTCAGAAGAAAAAGGTACTGAAGCAACCCGTAAACGCCAGAACGAAGGTTATGAAGGAAAAAGTGACACTCAAGAAAGAACATTACTTCCTGATGAGCGTGAGAAAGAAATTGCTGATGTGCTTAAAGAAGCAGGGGCAACGACAGAAGCAGCTAAAAGCTTAGCTGCCAGAACAGTTAAACAAAATTTAAAATATACTTTTGTTAAATCAAATTTAAGTACGCCTGCTTTCTTCGATGTTCAATCTCGTGGTGGTGCAATCATATTATCATTGAATGTTGATCATCCTGCATACAATCATCTTATTGAGTTGTTACAGGATGACAGTGATGAGGCTAATGAATCCGTATTGCGCACTAGGTTAATGAAAGCTCGTGAGGGGCTGGAGTTACTGTTGATGGCATGGGCACGTTATGAAGATGAACAACCTGATGGCCAACGAAGAACCAAAGCCCAAGAAGCGCGTTGGGACTGGGGACGCATGGCTCGAGAATTTCTTGTTGATGAATAA
- a CDS encoding DEAD/DEAH box helicase gives MNFDNLLSRADDSALQDLLGADLMRLILLLDPKLATPQHLRKLIISYRTPYSLLSSKDTRKVLFDLLPTNQAKLLAQVLGVDYSQNNLYFSLKNVNIRKESERERAIFDFFEISLPTNFIEEEKPSVFQKEGEYSLFPHQRSASRKVNNLLESNTKRVVLHMPTGSGKTRTAMSIIADHLRKTEPTLVIWLAHSEELCEQAASEFEKAWGCLGNRSVGIFRYWGDRSLNLNDVKDGILIGGLSKVYSTTKNSLNFIITLSNRTSLVVIDEAHSAIAETYKLVLDALVIMRHPNPALLGLTATPGRTWADIHVDEQLSNFFSKQKVALEIEGYINPVDYLVEKKYLAKAVYKPLFYEGGTNFNDNDLRKIQENFDVPDNILDRLAEDEKRNLAIVSSIENLAKSHQRIIVFSTTVKHSDLLAAILQLRGHKAYSITGKTDANLRKNVINNFKEKTDDIQIICNFGVLTTGFDAPKISAALIARPTKSLVLYSQMVGRAIRGKKAGGNETAEIVTVIDHSLPGFGSVAEAFNNWEDIWA, from the coding sequence TTGAATTTTGACAATCTTTTATCAAGAGCTGATGACTCAGCACTGCAAGATTTGCTAGGTGCTGATTTGATGCGTTTAATTCTTCTGCTTGACCCAAAGCTTGCAACACCACAACACCTACGAAAATTAATAATAAGTTATCGCACTCCATACTCTCTACTGTCATCGAAAGATACAAGAAAAGTATTGTTTGACTTACTTCCAACTAATCAGGCAAAGCTTCTGGCTCAGGTGCTAGGTGTAGATTACAGCCAAAATAATCTATATTTTTCACTAAAAAATGTAAATATCAGAAAAGAATCTGAGAGAGAAAGAGCTATATTTGACTTTTTTGAAATATCTTTGCCTACTAATTTTATAGAAGAGGAAAAGCCCTCAGTGTTTCAGAAGGAGGGAGAGTACTCTTTATTTCCACATCAGCGTTCCGCATCTCGAAAAGTAAATAACTTACTTGAAAGTAATACAAAAAGAGTTGTATTACATATGCCTACGGGATCAGGAAAAACACGTACAGCAATGAGTATAATTGCCGATCACTTGCGAAAAACCGAACCTACATTAGTTATTTGGTTAGCTCATAGTGAAGAGCTATGTGAACAAGCTGCTTCAGAATTTGAAAAAGCATGGGGCTGTTTAGGCAATCGTTCAGTAGGTATTTTCAGATATTGGGGAGATCGGTCTCTTAATCTTAATGATGTAAAAGATGGAATTCTTATTGGTGGATTATCTAAAGTATATAGTACAACAAAAAATAGCTTAAACTTTATCATTACTTTATCTAACCGAACATCATTGGTTGTTATTGACGAAGCCCATTCAGCGATTGCAGAAACCTATAAATTAGTCCTAGATGCATTAGTTATTATGCGGCATCCTAATCCGGCGCTCTTAGGTTTGACTGCAACTCCGGGAAGAACATGGGCAGATATACATGTAGACGAACAATTATCAAACTTCTTTTCAAAGCAGAAAGTCGCCTTGGAAATCGAAGGATATATCAATCCTGTTGATTATTTGGTTGAAAAAAAATACTTAGCAAAAGCAGTTTACAAGCCTCTTTTTTATGAAGGCGGAACTAACTTTAATGATAATGATCTAAGAAAAATCCAAGAAAATTTTGATGTACCGGATAATATTTTAGATCGATTAGCTGAAGATGAAAAACGAAATTTAGCAATTGTTTCTTCAATTGAGAATTTAGCAAAAAGTCATCAACGAATTATTGTGTTTTCAACAACAGTGAAACATTCTGATCTTTTAGCTGCAATTTTACAGTTGAGAGGGCATAAGGCTTACTCAATTACTGGGAAAACAGATGCGAACTTAAGAAAAAATGTCATAAACAACTTCAAGGAAAAAACTGATGACATACAAATCATATGTAATTTTGGTGTATTAACCACTGGATTTGATGCTCCTAAAATTAGTGCTGCACTAATTGCAAGACCAACCAAATCACTTGTTTTATACAGTCAAATGGTAGGAAGAGCGATAAGAGGAAAAAAAGCAGGTGGTAATGAAACGGCTGAAATTGTAACTGTAATAGATCATAGTTTACCGGGGTTCGGCAGCGTTGCTGAAGCATTTAATAATTGGGAAGATATTTGGGCTTAA